In one Agathobacter rectalis ATCC 33656 genomic region, the following are encoded:
- a CDS encoding type II toxin-antitoxin system PemK/MazF family toxin — protein MSRRTEKRKYGKYNKFDVVYADFGKNPHGIQGGIRPGIIISCDASNHDGAPQVSVVPLSSKLKDIPVHVILNPKDVSGFGLSKISDFMPEDAQTISKGCIRAKSGTVIEDSGVREEIDRALIRQFDLLPVARKMVMEQSGDMSR, from the coding sequence ATGAGCAGACGAACAGAAAAAAGAAAGTATGGTAAATATAATAAATTTGATGTTGTGTATGCGGATTTTGGGAAAAACCCACATGGCATTCAGGGCGGAATCAGACCAGGAATAATTATTTCATGTGATGCAAGCAATCATGATGGTGCACCGCAGGTGTCAGTAGTCCCTTTGAGCAGTAAGTTAAAGGATATTCCGGTACATGTGATTTTAAATCCGAAGGATGTGAGTGGATTTGGATTAAGTAAGATCTCTGATTTTATGCCTGAAGATGCACAGACAATTTCAAAAGGCTGCATTAGAGCAAAAAGTGGAACTGTCATTGAGGATTCAGGCGTGAGAGAAGAAATAGACAGAGCATTGATACGACAGTTTGATCTGTTACCTGTAGCTCGCAAAATGGTAATGGAGCAATCTGGTGATATGTCAAGATGA